A genomic window from Actinomycetaceae bacterium MB13-C1-2 includes:
- a CDS encoding glycoside hydrolase family 3 C-terminal domain-containing protein, whose protein sequence is MLTKSGGVLELLSLPLPEYTEITSYSDPHEISLNELEALNPDYRSEWAEYDDAAIVVVGRPGGENGYGYLPGEEGLAEGVETQTGNILSLSAEEKELVEEAKANFDKVIVLINAVNPMEISDLADDPEIDSIMWIGFPGAYGFLSLVDVLTGDVAPSGHLGDVLVKNSAAAPAIANIGDIPWTNAADFPEDAMVNSYLIEAEGIYTGYRYYETRYADHVMGNGGEQASAGTYANVDGTLATVPGTWDYENEVVYPLGYGLSYTTFEQTLDSAEVKGDKKTASVAVTVKNTGAVAGKASVQVYAQVPYTDYDKQHGVEKSAIQLMDFEKSKLLEPGESQTITMELDLSLLASFDAFGAGTYILDPGEYYLSVAEDSHAALNNILAAQDKQTSDGMNDVGDSANVYQWTWDGEIDSETFAVSANGTEIVPVLSDGDYATDYNAFEPGTVTYLTRSDWDGTFPTTYAGIAANEQLSRLLRNDLTPLSTDDDVSELVWGDTASDLTLADMKGADYDDPRWGELIDKVTIDEYLNFAANAFHNIEAIPSAGLVQMGADDGPNGHMGMIGDGQYQGVPFADGADYSTYGVAVTPAPVNLAYTWNKELAFEHGEIVLGEAALSAGKVIMIGPALNLQRHAYNSRAVEYYSEDPILSGYIASAVTQGAESMGTIVNVKHLAFNDQEINRSGIAVFLSEQAARELELRNFQQTFEAGGIPASFVDDQEKADLYQKGASGVMTSFNRIGAVAPSANAGVMVNILRDEWGFNGYNVTDFTNVSLKAAPKESVIAGTTAFCGFGVDDSITYWNQAALINDQQIGLAIKDNLHDLFYVIANSAGMNGVNSTTHAVDQMTWWRVTYIAIISIGGLLVALGVGGYAGAEVRDSKSRRKDK, encoded by the coding sequence TTGCTGACAAAGAGTGGGGGGGTACTGGAACTACTAAGTCTTCCCCTTCCTGAATACACCGAGATTACGTCTTACAGTGACCCTCATGAGATCTCGCTTAACGAACTAGAGGCGCTGAATCCCGATTATCGTTCAGAGTGGGCCGAGTACGACGACGCAGCAATCGTTGTTGTTGGTAGGCCAGGTGGCGAGAACGGCTATGGTTACCTTCCCGGCGAAGAAGGGTTGGCTGAGGGTGTTGAAACCCAGACAGGTAACATCCTCTCCCTAAGCGCAGAGGAAAAGGAGTTGGTCGAGGAAGCAAAAGCCAACTTTGACAAAGTCATCGTTTTGATTAATGCCGTGAATCCGATGGAAATCTCCGATCTGGCGGATGATCCAGAGATAGATTCGATTATGTGGATCGGGTTCCCGGGCGCATACGGCTTCCTCAGCCTGGTCGATGTCCTGACCGGCGACGTGGCTCCGTCTGGTCACCTGGGCGACGTATTGGTCAAGAACTCGGCTGCCGCACCCGCAATCGCCAACATAGGAGACATTCCTTGGACCAATGCTGCGGATTTCCCTGAGGACGCGATGGTCAACTCCTATCTGATTGAGGCTGAGGGAATCTACACGGGTTACCGCTACTATGAGACGCGCTACGCAGATCACGTTATGGGTAACGGCGGTGAGCAGGCTTCCGCAGGCACCTACGCTAACGTCGACGGAACGTTAGCGACAGTGCCGGGGACTTGGGACTACGAAAACGAGGTGGTGTACCCACTTGGGTATGGCCTCAGCTACACAACATTCGAACAAACTCTGGATTCCGCAGAAGTGAAGGGTGACAAGAAGACCGCATCCGTTGCCGTAACCGTAAAGAACACGGGAGCGGTCGCGGGCAAAGCTTCGGTCCAGGTCTACGCTCAAGTGCCATACACCGATTACGACAAGCAGCACGGAGTCGAAAAGTCGGCGATTCAACTGATGGACTTTGAGAAGTCGAAGTTGCTAGAACCCGGCGAGTCCCAAACGATCACAATGGAGCTCGACCTATCCCTGCTTGCAAGCTTTGACGCCTTTGGCGCAGGTACCTACATTCTTGATCCTGGCGAATACTATCTGTCGGTGGCCGAGGATTCCCATGCCGCTTTGAACAACATTCTTGCAGCGCAGGACAAGCAGACCAGTGACGGGATGAATGACGTCGGAGACTCGGCCAACGTGTACCAGTGGACCTGGGACGGTGAGATCGACTCGGAAACGTTCGCGGTCAGTGCCAATGGAACAGAGATCGTTCCAGTTCTGAGTGATGGGGACTATGCCACCGACTACAACGCGTTCGAGCCGGGAACGGTCACTTACCTTACTCGTTCCGATTGGGACGGAACTTTCCCAACGACGTACGCGGGGATAGCTGCCAACGAACAGCTTTCTAGACTGTTGCGGAACGACCTTACTCCGCTCTCGACCGATGACGATGTTAGCGAGTTAGTCTGGGGCGACACCGCGAGTGATCTGACTCTGGCCGACATGAAGGGGGCAGACTACGACGATCCGCGCTGGGGTGAGCTGATCGATAAGGTGACGATTGATGAGTACCTGAATTTCGCAGCCAATGCATTCCATAACATCGAAGCGATCCCTTCAGCTGGATTGGTCCAGATGGGAGCGGATGATGGGCCCAACGGACATATGGGCATGATCGGAGACGGTCAGTATCAGGGCGTTCCGTTTGCTGACGGGGCCGACTACTCAACATATGGCGTGGCTGTCACACCCGCGCCGGTGAACCTTGCCTACACATGGAACAAAGAGCTGGCATTCGAACACGGAGAGATAGTCCTTGGTGAGGCAGCATTGTCGGCCGGCAAGGTCATTATGATTGGCCCTGCGCTGAATTTACAGCGCCATGCCTACAATTCCAGAGCAGTTGAGTACTACTCGGAAGACCCGATTCTCTCTGGTTACATCGCGTCTGCAGTGACACAGGGCGCGGAGTCTATGGGCACCATAGTTAACGTCAAGCACTTAGCGTTCAACGACCAGGAGATTAACCGTTCTGGTATTGCGGTGTTCCTTTCTGAGCAAGCGGCACGTGAACTAGAGCTTCGAAACTTCCAGCAGACATTCGAAGCCGGAGGTATTCCCGCGTCTTTTGTTGATGACCAGGAGAAGGCTGACCTGTACCAAAAGGGCGCCTCGGGCGTGATGACTTCGTTCAACCGTATTGGTGCGGTAGCGCCCAGCGCCAATGCTGGGGTCATGGTCAATATCCTTCGTGACGAATGGGGCTTCAACGGCTACAACGTCACGGACTTCACCAACGTATCGCTAAAGGCGGCTCCAAAGGAATCAGTCATTGCTGGTACGACTGCCTTCTGCGGTTTCGGGGTTGATGACAGCATTACTTACTGGAACCAAGCAGCGTTGATTAATGACCAACAGATCGGGTTGGCGATCAAGGATAACCTGCATGACCTGTTCTATGTGATCGCGAATTCCGCCGGCATGAACGGTGTCAACTCAACGACTCATGCCGTTGACCAAATGACGTGGTGGAGGGTCACCTACATTGCGATCATCAGCATTGGAGGGCTTCTGGTAGCTCTGGGAGTAGGCGGCTACGCGGGCGCCGAGGTCAGGGATTCAAAGTCGCGCAGGAAGGACAAATAG